The sequence GCTAGGCTTAGTAAGACACATTGTACGTTTTTTGTTCGCGTCAAGTCGCTTAGGTAGAAGAAGGTCGTGCTCACCGTAGAGGTATCATAAATTCGATCGACAACACCCGATCCGATCAATCAATTCTCATACAATTATACATACATGCGCAGTATATACAACCATTTTTtggttattttttttatttttttagatGCCAAATGACTTTTATACTTTTTTAAAAAATGTAGATGATTGTACGACCTTTTTATTTGACCATATTATATTTAGTAATTTTTTATTACATATCTATTTGTGGATTGTTGTATTTATATTATGAAAAAAAATAAATTGGACCACCAATCACTAAAAACCTAGCTACACCACTACCAAGTTCGCCGAGTCGGCAAAGAGTTTACCGAGTGTTTTCTGGATTTTGCCGCAAAGCAACTGCGTCTAGTATGCTTGGTTTGTGCCAAACTTGGTCACACATGCTTGCTCATGAGCTGACCGGAATTTGGCAAGAAAAATGAACTCAAATGCGAATCTGGAAGGAACGAACCTTGCCAAAAAAATGCGTAAAAACTTCATGCCGAATGTGGTCAGCAACACCACTTTTTTCATTAATAAAAGATTGGCAGACATACCTCTATCTTTTTCAGATAATCGGTCCAGCACACGTCCTGAATAGCTAATTCTTGGGTACCCGCTAATCAAAATAGACACAGTAACACACTAACGCACACCAACTAAGCGAGTAGGTAGTTACCGGCATGCATGCATATAACCTAGAAAAATCTCACATGTAAAAACTTAcaccttaggccttgttcggttattgatattacatgtgtattggagtgtattgggtgggattgagatgtattttgacttgttatggatttaaaccggctcaatcccacccaatacatgtggattatcaccaaaacgaacaagcccttacaAAGAAAGAGACAGTGTGTTGCTCTTCAGACACTTGTTTCTACACAATAGAACTAGTCTCAATGACTCGCTGATTGAAAAGCTCTATTTTGGTTGTTGATGATGAGCAAGATTATATTCTAAAACAGGACGAACAGTCATTTAATCTGACTAAACGTGCGCTCCACACATGTCCTTCCAAGATCCCAGCGCCCTTGGACCTGCATGCAAAGCTGTTGTTGTCTCTTTTCCTAAAAGAATCAGATCCATTCTAGATTTGTCAAGGGAAGATCCACGAGAATGTCCCACGGCAAAGCATAGCACCGATAGGATCTTGAGAAGGACATGTCTCAGGCAAGAAGAACTAACTAACTATGGCAACGAGAGGGGAATTCTATCTGCATGAACCAGACCCAACAGTGACAGCTAGTTTGCTTTATGAACATGGTCCTGGTTCGGGCACATTCGGGGGGATATCCAGGTTTCGAACGGAGAGGTTTGTGGTATATATAGCATAGGCCATGGAAACATAGAAGTATGAGGCAAGGAAACAGTGGGAGGAAAAGGAAGATGCTCAGGGTGAGAATCACAGTGCGGCTCTCCTCTGGCATGAAGGCGCGGCTGAGAGGCACGAACAGTTTCTGGCCTTCCCCTGCCAATGCCAAAGGAGAGCTGCCCTGCCATTCGTTAGCCCTGCAAACAGCACGCACAGTTTCTAGATACTGGTGGTGTTTTCAGTGGATCGTTGTCGAGTGTGCACTGAGCGAACGAAGGTTATATATATCCATGGATGTGGTTATTATACATCTTTCTCTGCATCTTACATTTCACGCCTCCGCCATCTAGACAATGTCGTCTAACTACCTGCCACAAGAACAAGGTAAAAGTGTAACTAACACTGTTTTTCAAAACCACGGTTTATAATACCATAGTTTACGAATGCTATGACACAACCATGATATATCTTACATCAACATAATCCAACACTTGTTTAAAGATACAATATTTTGGTTGTCGTATAGGAGAGAAGGAGAAAAGGCAAGACTGTAGTCATGTGTCAGCGAAAAACTTTGGTCCAGAGTCCAGACCAAAGATTTTTTTAGACTTTCACTGCCATTCATTTTGTGTGATTTGTAGGTTCTGTCTATAGTGAACCGCTGAATAATGTGATAAACTTGTATGATTATGGACTAATTTTCCAATCTTTCAAAACCTGAGTGTCATGATGTCACTTGGTTGAGCACCTATGTCATATGGTTCGCCAGATTTCTTGATAGAATAGCAATGATGACTATGCGACATTTGCACTGAATCATTAAAAAGTGTTTGCTTGAGCTCGAAGTTCTGGTTCTGATTGTTTGATGTTACACCTATGTAATGAAGTAAATGGTGCAGAGGCTAAGGTGGCTGTGGGTGCTTTATTTTCCTTGTTTGCGTTGTTGTATTTCTAATGACATGCTATGCTTCGATGTCATTTTCTTCACATTAGTTATAACCAGGTCCTTGTTTGCGTTGTTTGCGTTGTTGTATTTCTAATGACATTAGTTGTATTTCTAACCGTCAGATCAAGAATAAGCCATACCGAAAATCAAGGTGCGTAGAAGGGAGTGGATGGGTTCCCCTTCTGCGTTTACCTGGTGAGGTCTTGTTCGATTATTCCCGTTTCACATGGATTGTAAGGGATTGAAAATTTTTAAGAAGAATTTTAACTTGTTATGGATTGAAACATATCCAATCTCGcttaatccacatggattggtACTGAAACGAACAAGCCCTGAGTTGAGAGAAGGAGAACGTTTACAGTGAGGCTGCACGCATTGCTTGCAACATGTACATGAGACTGAGACTAGAAGTGCCGTGAAGGATGCCTTCCATTTCGGGCTTGTTCATTTTGCTCTCAATCTATGTGAATTGGGTGTGATTGAATGAGTTTAAATCTCAAACGAGTTAAATTTTTTTATAATTTTTTCCAATCTTATTCAATACGAGAATAACCAAAAAAGACCTCGAACAAGACCTCAGATCAAGGTCCATCCGTTCCATGTCCTTCATATCAACCAGATGCTTTCATGTGCTGGGGCTGATCGGCTCCAGACTGGTATGAGGAGTGCTTTCGGCAAGCCTCAGGGTACCTGTGCTCGCGTGGACATTGGTTAGGTCCTCCTTTCTGTGCGATGCAAAGGAAAGCAAAGCTAATCGCGCTGAAGAAGCCTTCCGTCGTGCCAAGTTTAAGTTCCCTGGCCGACAAAAGATCATCCGCAGCAGGAAGTGGTATGGCAGCATTGATGAAAGGTTTGAATTTGACTTGTTTGGTTCATTGTCTTTATTTTTTCAAGGGTTTCGCCAAGTTCGCGCGTGCTGAGTATCTTAAGTACAAGAGCGAGGCGCTGCTCGTTGTTCAGGGTCCCTTGTATAAGCGGGCTGCGTGCCCCTGGGAAAGCGTTCTTTGCAGAGAACATTCAAGCGTCTGCTTTGACTACATTTTTTGCCAATTGACTTATGGAGGTGTTTGGTTCCGTCCTACtaaagactaaagtttagtctcttCCACATCAAATATTTGAATGATAATTACAGCTATTAAATataatctaattataaaactaattatatagATAAAGGATAAAGGATAAAGGACGTGATGACTTTATTAATTCTAATTAACTCTATATTTAATTATTATAATTGATATCCCATTTGATGTAATACCAACTAAACTTTGGTCAAGGGAACTATGCTAGAACTATGTTAATGGCTATTACTTGCAGCATGCATGATCTACTTGTGTAGCCCAGTTTCATATGGTAGTTAAATATTCATAATAGATTTTATGAACCCCTACTATATATTCCTTGTTAATAAGGCTACATCTCGCTTATCTGAGTGGGCATGGTTgattttgttttaaaaaaagcTACTTATTGCTGCTTTGTCCACTTGATGAGACTGAGCAGACTCTCTATCTTACTCTCCATATTATTTTCTATTTTAAACTCAATTTGTAAATAGTGTAATCTATAGTACAAAATAATATTTTATACAGTTGTTTATGCTTTCTAGTGTAGATGGCGGCGAGTAGAAAAAACTCATTTTCTGAAAGAACGAAGGCTGGCATGGGGATTCCTACCGGTGGAATTTCATGTGCACATCGCATCGTACAGTGTGCTCACTTCGCTTGTGTAAACAGTTGACAAATTTCTGTGCTACGAGGAATTTCTTGCACCAGCCAACCTTTTTTAGTCACATCAATAGATATATAATATAATCATTGAAGAAACAAATAAGATTTAAATGATATCCTAAATATTATTATTTTATCATATAAATTTAGTTAAATTTATGATGTTTTGACTGCTGAATGTGCATTAAATCTATATCTATTAATATATGATGGATTAAAAATGTTAGATTTTTTTAATCTATTAATATATGACGgattaaaatttaaaatttgatgtATTACTAAAGGAGCTGTTTGGGGCCGTTTTACAAGCGAAACTTTAAATATATATCTGTTTTTGCTTTTTTAATCAGTGGCATAATTTTTATCAACTCTACTAAACTGAAGTCAGCAAAGTACCTTTTAAGGAGCTACACCAAAATAATGAATCTGGTCCTAGATTCATCAATTTAGTAAATTAAAATTGTAAATTTAGACCGTCTGACTATCTTTTTATAGATTAGAGCTATTTTTGATTAATCTAATGATGCTGCACATAGACCATAAATAATGAAGTACATCTATTTTTTTAGAATTCTTAGTAACTCTTGTTAGTTTGATTGCACGATAATTGCATGAAAAATTTAATTATACCATTGTCAATACTAAGAAGTTTTTGCTAATACTAAACCAATAGTAAGAACATTTGAACTGTCTCGTTTTAGACATCATTGTAGAATATACCCCGTATCAGGTTTCGTCTCTCTGATATAGCAGGGTGAGAATTACAAAAGGCAATACAACATGATAATTACTGTTCCCGCGGTTATACATCGCAAATTGGGAACAAATAATTTATCTTATGTCATTCATCTATCCTATCATCGAAGTCTTTGGCTTGTTACTTTGGGATGTAGGATAACTATCTTTGTTGTGTGTGGATACTTCACACGATCATGAGTGAAAAACAGCTTGAACCAGTTGGTACAAAAAGCCCAAGTCTAAAGGATGACAATGTTCATGAACTTCCTCTTAGCAAAAGCCAACCACCACTTGTTTGGAAAGCCATTAGCTCTATATGCACAGTTGAGCAATCTTCCACTTGTTTCCTCCCTTATCTGCTTCAAATAATTCCTCAACAATTCTGCATTCAGACACAGAATGCACAATCGTCAATTTATCACTGGAATCCATGGGTACATTCGTTTTGTAGACTTAATCAGTCCTACTATGACAACGAACATAATTAAGTCAAAATAATAATTAGCATATTACTTTTATACATAGAAAAGACTAGTCTTGAAAAAAAATGTGCATACAATTGTAGACGAAAATGTATACCTGCTTCCTCCTGGGACTGGGGAAGAGTGAAAAGTCCAGGGAAAGGAAACCCTGGTTCCCCAGGTACAGGAACTTTCTCCAATCCCAGATTAATGATTGCTTTAGTCCCAACAGCTAGTGTCTGGCAACCTTCTAGTCTTTTTAAGGCAATATGGATATAAAATGTCAGATAGATCAATAACTTGTCTGCTGAGCTTTTCACATGGAATTTTTTGAAGAAAACATTGGCTCGAAAGAAAGTTATGGCTTCATCAACAATGTCCGCTTTATATGTATAGCATGGACACAAATAAGAATTTCAGTTTGAGCTTATAGAGGCGGAAGTACATTGAAATCTGTGTAGCCACGATACCAGGGTCAGAGGCTGGTGCCGGGCCCTTGATATGAGTTTTTAGTGGAAGCAAAGGACAGCTGCAAGCTTTTGTGATCCCATCATCATCAGCGAAACTAGAGTGGTAAACCTGGCCATTCAATTCATGCATTTATTATTAGAGTCTAAAAAATACACCGCACTTAGATACCAATTAATCAGAACCAAAATCTCTACTAATCCTTAAGGGTGCACGGAGGGCGTCCACCACCGAACCGTGCCCCCGCCCGCGAGTTTGGCCACGGCGTgcgtcttccccccccccccccccccccacccgcgAATCACGCCCGCATGCGTCGCGCCGCTGTGATGCCCGCCGCCCGCGCAAGCCACACCGCCCGCGATCCCCCGGCACGCGTCTTCCCCTGACGCGCCGTGATGCCCGCCGCCCGTCCAAGCCACACCGCCCCCGATCCCCCGGCGCGCGTCTTCATCCCGTGCGCGTCGCCCGCGCCGCCGGTAATCCCGCCCGCGCGCCGTGGTGCCCCGTGCCAGGCACCCCCTCCCCCGACGCGTTGTGATCCCCGCCGTCGGGTATCCCGCCCGCGCAAGCCACCCTGCCCCCATCCCCCGGCGCGCGTCTTCATCCCGCGCACGCCGCCCGCGCTGCCGGTAATCCCGCCAGGCACcccgcgccccctcccccggcGCGTCGTGATAACCGCCGTGGGGTTTCCCGACCGCGCAACGCCCGTGCCCCCGCCCGCCGGGTATCCCGCCCACACCAAACCGTgcccctgcgcgcgccctcgacGACACTCACGGCGCCCTATTCCATACTTGGCAGCGACGGCATTCACGACGCCCCTTACTCGCCGTACAGGAATGCTATTAAAAGGATGGACATAGATGAGGTCTGCAACCCATCCACACTCTCCTCAGATTCACTGATTCATCACCCTCATCCATCTTTGGTTTGTGCTGTGTGCTGTCTAGAGATTGTAATTTTGTGAAAAAGGTTTGTAATTTTGTCTTGTGCTATACATTGTTCTGTGCTTAATCTGAGCACCATTTCCTTACTTAATCTGAACATCCACTTATTCATGTTAGTTTTGATTGTTCATACTCATGTTCTCCCTGTGGGTTTCTTTACGGCAATTGGTGTCCAGAAACATATTTTTAACATTCCCAATCATCAACAATGGAGTTGCTTTGATGTGCGCTTATGGGTTTCGAATTACAGTATAGTTTTGGGGATTTCTGCATGCTGACCAAAGAGGCTGAGAGATCACACATATAGCAGTTGTTGATTCTCAGTGGTTAATTAGTGTGCTCTCCAGATCTCTAAGGATGTATCATTGGCATTCTATAAGTTGTCAAAAAAATGCATCTGTTTATTTCAGGTAGATCACACATATAACAGTTGTTGATTCTCAGCAGTTGTTGATTCTCAGTGGATACATATGACAACAAAATTGTTATGGAAATTGTTATCGTTTGACTCATGTTTTTATTACTTTCTCACCTGAACAATATAGGTGCAATAGTTCTGTTTAAATGTGGGTTAATTTAAATTGCGCTTGTGTCTTTTGATAACTGCACAACGATACACCTTAGTTTTTAGCTGCAGTTTTGCAAGACTAGCTGGTCTAATCATGTTGTATACAATGCATGATTGATTCCAGTGAGTTCTATTTTTAGTGTGAGTGTGTGACCACTAAGCTTTACTGCAATTATCTGCGATCTTTAAATGGCAAACTTTCTTGCTCCTGAGTTTTAGTGCAAGACTAGCAACATCAACTACATGGTGTAGGTACCTTGAAAAGGAATCACTTTTTAAAATGTGCGATATGCATCAGTTTTTGTTGTGTTTCTGCTACCTTTCAAATCCTATTCCTGTTATATGTGTGGGAGCTAGCTTACTATGTTGCTTAATACATTGTTACTTGCATAGTTGCATTGTAAAATGTACACATCATTaatttttattttatttctttGGTTCTTAAGAGGGTGTTTTTCTTCGTAACACCATCTTCTATAGCTATGCTTTTCTTTGATCACTTTTGTTCCTTACACAGCGTGATCCGGCCTAGAGGAGATTCcgaccgaattttttgtattttgacCATTTTTCGGAAAAAAGAACAAGTTTGGACCCTAAAAAATTTTAAtagcatttttggaccctttgctcggcgccatagcctatggcgccgaggtacgtgatgCGTCAGCACAACCCGGACGCCGTGGCGTTGAcatggcaccgagctcggcgccacagatcttggcgccgagctcggctgTGTTATTAAAAGTTTTGTTGCAAAGAAGTGGCACAAAGTCATTTAGCTCAGTTGGTGGAGCATAAGGTTTTAAACCTTGAGGTTGGGGGTTCGAGCCCTACAACTCGCACAGATTTTTTTTATCTTTTAAATAACTCATTTTTTAAATAACTCATTAGGTATATATTATTTAGAATGCAGGATTATTATATAAATCAATACATGAAATTTGTAGTCTCACCAATTTACTTTTATAAAAAAAACATGTGAAGAAAAAAAAAACTATTTCCATTTGCACGAAAACGAACGCATGTGTTGCGTGGTATGGGTGGGATGGGTGCACGAAAATGAACGCCTGTGCTGCGTGGCTGTCTTCCGTGCCATCCTATTCCCCAATCTATAGCGTAGTAGCAGGCTTGCATCCATGCATTGCATGCACACGCGGTCGGCAGGTCGACCAGCTAGCAGCAGGCTAGTCGTGTTCATCGCTTGCCCGAGCTTTCATCTATTCTATTGCCTGGATTATTGCTATCGACGGACGATACATGGCTGCGGCGGCATGATTAAGAGGCCACGCGAGCGAGGAATAATTAGCAACAGCGCTGCTCAGCTCGAGTGCGCCCGACCGGGTCTTTAAGCGGCTTCGGAGATCTGGGGATTTTCTATCCCACAAGCCAGCATGTGGGGTGCTCGGTTCACTGCGCTTGTTCGTTCTAGTGCAGGAGGGGGTGGGAAGGGAACGGGAAAAGAGGGCGCGCTTCATTGAATTCAGCCAGCGGCCAGCGCGGAGCTCGCACGTCATGGCCTGCCTGCAGGCGCAATTCATTCCCTTGTTGCCCTCATGCAAGGGGCGAAATGATGATGATAAGCTTTGCGACCATCCATGGATTGGGACACATTTTGGTGTTTGGAGCTGTAGGCTGTAGCCGGGGAAAAACCTTGCTTGGTGGAGCAGTGGCGACACACATGCCCACTTTGAGAGCAAATGCATCCtttgaaaagagagagagaggtggtggTGAGTGTTCTCTGTCCATCTTGACTCAGTGATCCAGAGCTTATTATGCCAGTTAGGCTGTTACTGCTCTGGAGACTATGCGAGTGATGTGACGACGACAATTTTTAGAGTACTAGTGTATACTAGCTAGCTCTTATTAACATGCATCACGAGGTCTTCCTATGCTAGAGCTGGAGCTGAGTTGTGTTGGCAGCAGCAGCAGGTGATTAGTTTATTACTGGTAACGTCCTTGTTTGGCCGAGGTGCTCCATCATTTGACTGGAGGCTCGTGCATGTGTTGGCGAGATTCCTCCTGCCGACGACGAGATCTTTGCCCTGCTGTGCACGAAAATTCATGTATTGATTTATATAATAATTCTGCATTCCAAATAGTATACCTAATGAGTTATTTAAAAGATAAAAAAAATCTGTGCGAGTTGTAGGGCTCGAACCCCCAACCTCAAGGTTTAAAACCTTATGCTCCACCAACTGATCTAGATGGCTTTGTGCTACTTCTTTGCAATACAACTGTTGATaacacaaccgagctcggcgccaagatttgtggcgccgagctcggtgccacgtcaaCGCCACGGCGTCCGGGTTGTGCCGACGcatcacgtacctcggcgccataacctatggcgccgagctgtgttacctcggcgccataggctatggcgccgagcaaagggtccaaaaatgctaTTAAAATTTTTTAGGGTCCAAACGTGTTCTTTTTTCCGAAAAATGgtcaaaatacaaaaaattcgggatTCCGAAGGTCTTGGAAATCAGCGGCGAGCGCAACCTCATCGACAACTTCTTCTCCTACCACGTGTAATAATCACGGTACACAAGTTTGATTCAAACCTAAAATGCATTGTTATGTTTATGCTTTGTATTTTTATTATGAAGTTGTGATTTATTTCAGTTGCATAGTTTTGATTTATTCATGATTAAGAAAGCATATTTCATGTTATAAACCTCAAATCTACGTTTTTTGGtttatttttcttttttgtttCAAATGTGGAGATTTACATGGATTTTTTATGTTTTGATTTATTTCAAACATATTTGTAACTATGATCAATACTATAAGATCAATGGCACCATCTACACTTAACCAAACATAGGTCGGTTGCAGCCCTACATCACGTCCCTACAGAGTTTCCGTAAGTACACATTTCACTTGTCGCATATGTATATGCGTGGACAAAAAGAATCTAAACTCACTTTTAATGTAGTTTCGTGTTATTTGATGACGTTGAGAGCGATGACTTACCAAAATTTAAGAGTATCATAGCCAGAATCGTTGTTAAGTTCCCTAGACGTCATGACAGCCAACATTTTATTCTACAAGACATCACTGTAAGTCACTGGGTCAAACATTCAAACAAAAATAAGTGACGTCAACGTATTTCTCTTACTCATACGACGTGcattctgaaatgactaggggtcAAAAATTGAAGCAATTTCATAACGCGATAATGTCCAAAGATTTGACACCTTACTCCAACAAGGATCTACATATACATTATATGGAGTGGCGTTCTGTGTAAGCTGGGGGGCGTATCTATTTCCGAATTTTGGACATAGGCTAGAATTGACCTTGGCAACTCGGACTATTGTGGACCCATTCCACTTGCCAATTCAGTCCCCGCCGTATCCAAAACATCTTATGCCATTTCATGAGGTCCTCCAACAACCTCATAAGAGGTTTATAGGTATGTGCCCGTCTTTCTATACAGA is a genomic window of Zea mays cultivar B73 chromosome 5, Zm-B73-REFERENCE-NAM-5.0, whole genome shotgun sequence containing:
- the LOC103627023 gene encoding actin-related protein 2/3 complex subunit 3: MHELNGQVYHSSFADDDGITKACSCPLLPLKTHIKGPAPASDPDKADIVDEAITFFRANVFFKKFHVKSSADKLLIYLTFYIHIALKRLEGCQTLAVGTKAIINLGLEKVPVPGEPGFPFPGLFTLPQSQEEAELLRNYLKQIREETSGRLLNCAYRANGFPNKWWLAFAKRKFMNIVIL